The genomic stretch GCGAAAGAAATAGGAGCGCCTTACGAAGTATTGCTTCAAATCCGTGAAGCTGGCAAACTTCCTGTTATAAACTTTGCTGCTGGCGGTGTTGCAACGCCTGCTGATGCGGCTTTGATGATGCAGCTTGGAGCAGATGGTGTCTTTGTCGGATCTGGTATTTTTAAATCTGATAACCCAGCGAAATTCGCTAAAGCAATTGTAGAAGCAACAACACATTACCAGGACTATAAGCTGATTGCTGAACTTTCCAAAGGACTTGGCACACCGATGAAAGGTATTGATATTGCTAGTTTATCTCCTGAAAACAGAATGCAGGAGCGCGGCTGGTAAGGGAAGGAGATCAAATCATGAAAATCGGTGTTTTAGCACTTCAAGGTGCAGTAGCGGAGCATGCGCGAACAGTAGAAGCTGTTGGTGCCGAAGCGGTTCTAGTGAAACATGTGGAACAGCTAGCTGATTTGGATGGATTAATTTTGCCTGGCGGTGAAAGTACTGCGATGCGCAGACTGATTGATCGGTACGACTTCTTGGAGCCGTTACGCGCTTTTGGAGAATCAGGTAAGCCAATCTTCGGGACTTGTGCCGGGATGATCTTGTTGGCAAAACAGATTCATAATCAAGCATCCAGTCATCTTGGTTTGATGGATGTGACGGTCGAGCGAAATGCTTTCGGACGACAGGTGGACAGCTTTGAAGCAGACCTCGCCATTAAAGATGTGGGGGAGGACTTTCCAGCAGTATTCATTCGGGCTCCTTATATTCTTGAAGCGGGAGATGGCGTCGAGATATTAAGTGAGAATACAGGACGCATTGTAGCGGCGAGAGATCGTCATTATTTAGCAACAGCCTTCCATCCTGAGCTGACGGAAGATACGAGATTAATGAGCTATTTTTTAAGAATGGTAGAAGAGGCGGCTGGGAAAGTAGCGCATCGTTAAGAAGAAGATCTCCAGGGATCTTCTTCTTTTGTTTACCCTGCGATTCGTATCTCTTGCAATATGTTATCCAGTGTAATATATTTTTCCTCGGCTAATCATTGAGCTATCAATTAATTATATATTGCAAGATTTGCTAGTTTTACTAGATGTACCTAATTTGCAGAGGAGACTTACCATGGAGAACTATCAAGAGCTTTTAAATAAACAGCGTATTTTCTTCAGAAGCGGCAGAACGAAGGATGTACAATTTCGGATAAAATCGTTACAAGCGTTGAAAGATCTTATTCAAGCACATGAACAAGCTATTTTGGATGCTGTAAAAGAAGATTTGAACAAGTCCGAGATGGAGGCAAAGCGCGCAGAGGTTGGTTTAGTAATAAGTGAAATCAACTTCACGCTGGATAACATAGAATCTTGGGCAGAAACGAAAGAGGTTCCAACAGCCGAATCACATGCGGGTGCAAAAAGCTTTATCCAGCCGGAACCCTATGGCAGTGCACTCGTCATTGCGCCATGGAATTACCCATTCCAGCTAGCCGTATCACCATTAGTAGGCGCGATTGCGGGCGGAAATACAGCGGTGTTAAAGCCATCTGAACTAACACCAAAAACATCAGCCGTTCTGTCTGGTCTTATTAATGACCATTTCCCAGAAGAATATCTGCATGTTGTAGAGGGAGAAGTGGAGACGAGCACGGCGCTGTTAAAAGAAGACTTTGATTATATCTTTTTCACAGGCAGCACAGGTGTCGGTAAGATTGTGGCAGAAGCAGCAGCCAAGCATTTAACACCAGTAACACTTGAACTTGGCGGAAAGAGTCCGACGATTGTCTATAACGATGCGAACTTGGATGAAGCAGCGCTCCGTATTGCGCGTGGTAAATTTGCTAATGCTGGTCAAACATGTGTTGCACCAGACTATCTATTAGTCCACAGTAGTGTAAAAGATACGTTGTTAGCTAAATTGAAAGCTGCTATCGCAAGCATGTACGGCGAAAACATTGTAGAAAACCCTAACTTTGGTCACATTGTAAGTGCCAGACATTTTGACCGTCTCAAAGGCTTCTTGGACAATGGAACAGTGGTGACAGGCGGACAAAGCAATCGCGATCAACTAATCATCGAACCAACCATTTTGGATGCTATTTCTTGGGAGGACCCGATTATGCAGGATGAAATTTTCGGACCTATTTTGCCAGTGATAGAATACAGCGATACATCCGATATCATCAACCGTATAACAGAGCGGCCAAAACCGCTTGCGCTTTACTTATTTACAGAAGATGAGGCGTTACAAGATGAAATCCTAGCTAACATTTCATTCGGCGGCGGCGCAATAAATGATACGCTCAGCCATATGACATCTCATTACTTGCCATTCGGCGGAGTCGGAGCAAGCGGAATGGGAGCATATCACGGAAAAGCAAGCTTTGATACGTTTTCTCATTATAAGAGTATATTGAAGCGTTAAGATGAATGAAGAAATTAGAAGAGGAGTCAGTCGTGTTGGACTGACTCCTCTTTTGTATGTATTTAATCGAAAGGTTCTGCTTAAATTTATCTGCTCCCTATTTTAAGTTAACTGACTAATTTCATAGCGAAGAGCTGAGGGACTGAATTTAACAACGTTATAAAAAATCTTCACAAGGCAGTAATTTGCTTTATTTTTGGATTTAAAGCTATCTGTTTAGGGATAGCTTTGAACTTATTAGAATGTAGGCGAAGAGGTGCTTGCTG from Terribacillus sp. DMT04 encodes the following:
- the pdxT gene encoding pyridoxal 5'-phosphate synthase glutaminase subunit PdxT, which translates into the protein MKIGVLALQGAVAEHARTVEAVGAEAVLVKHVEQLADLDGLILPGGESTAMRRLIDRYDFLEPLRAFGESGKPIFGTCAGMILLAKQIHNQASSHLGLMDVTVERNAFGRQVDSFEADLAIKDVGEDFPAVFIRAPYILEAGDGVEILSENTGRIVAARDRHYLATAFHPELTEDTRLMSYFLRMVEEAAGKVAHR
- a CDS encoding aldehyde dehydrogenase, with product MENYQELLNKQRIFFRSGRTKDVQFRIKSLQALKDLIQAHEQAILDAVKEDLNKSEMEAKRAEVGLVISEINFTLDNIESWAETKEVPTAESHAGAKSFIQPEPYGSALVIAPWNYPFQLAVSPLVGAIAGGNTAVLKPSELTPKTSAVLSGLINDHFPEEYLHVVEGEVETSTALLKEDFDYIFFTGSTGVGKIVAEAAAKHLTPVTLELGGKSPTIVYNDANLDEAALRIARGKFANAGQTCVAPDYLLVHSSVKDTLLAKLKAAIASMYGENIVENPNFGHIVSARHFDRLKGFLDNGTVVTGGQSNRDQLIIEPTILDAISWEDPIMQDEIFGPILPVIEYSDTSDIINRITERPKPLALYLFTEDEALQDEILANISFGGGAINDTLSHMTSHYLPFGGVGASGMGAYHGKASFDTFSHYKSILKR